Sequence from the Agrococcus sp. SL85 genome:
TCACGCCGACGCGCCGCGAGCTCATCCGCTACACGCTGGTCGTGCTCGTGTTCGTCGTGATCATGATGCTGCTGGTGTCCGGCCTCGACCTCCTGTTCGGC
This genomic interval carries:
- the secE gene encoding preprotein translocase subunit SecE; the protein is MTFFREVLVELRKVVTPTRRELIRYTLVVLVFVVIMMLLVSGLDLLFGSFVGWVFGDLPMFGLGG